The Pseudomonas berkeleyensis genome includes a region encoding these proteins:
- a CDS encoding efflux RND transporter permease subunit, with translation MSEGRFNLSALAVRERAITLFLILLIAVAGTLAFFQLGRAEDPPFTVKQMTIITAWPGATAQEMQDQVAEPLEKRMQELRWYDRSETYTRAGLAFTMVSLLDSTPPSQVQEEFYQARKKLGDEAKTLPAGVIGPMINDEFSDVTFAVYALKAKGEPQRQLVRDAESLRQRLLHVPGVKKVNIIGEQAERIFVSFSHDRLATLGVTPQDIFAALNSQNALTPAGSVETSGPQVVMRLDGAFDKLAKIRETPIAVQGRTLKLSDVATVERGYEDPATFLVRNGGEPALLLGVVMREGWNGLDLGRALDAETANINEEMPLGMTLDKVTDQAVNITLSVDEFMVKFFVALLVVMLVCFISMGWRVGVVVATAVPLTLAIVFVVMAATGKNFDRITLGSLILALGLLVDDAIIAIEMMVVKMEEGYDRFKASAYAWSHTAAPMLAGTLVTAIGFMPNGFAQSTAGEYTSNMFWIVGIALIASWVVAVAFTPYLGVRLLPNIKQVEGGHAAIYNTRHYNRFRTLLARVIAHKWLVAGAVITLFVVAVLGMGLVKKQFFPTSDRPEVLVELQMPYGTSIEQTNATAIKVESWLREQEEAKIVTSYIGQGPPRFFLAMAPELPDPSFAKIVVLTDSQEAREALKLRLREAASEGLAPEAKVRVTQLVFGPYSPYPVAYRVMGPDPMQLREIASRVQSVLQASPMMRTVNADWGPLVPTLHFSLDQDRLQAVGLTSNAVAQQLQFLLSGVPITLVREDIRSVQVVGRAAGDIRLDPAKIEGFTLVGSAGQRIPLSQIGEVGVRMEDPILRRRDRTPTITVRGDIAEELQPPDVSVAVWKDLQPIIETLPAGYRIEMAGSFEESGKASKAILPLLPIMIALTLLIIILQVRSISAMVMVFLTSPLGLIGVVPVLLLFQQPFGINALVGLIALSGILMRNTLILIGQIHHNENEGLDPFNAVVEATVQRARPVLLTALAAILAFIPLTHSVFWGTLAYTLIGGTFVGTIMTLVFLPAMYSIWFKIRPSERTDDSSVAAKA, from the coding sequence ATGAGCGAGGGGCGTTTTAACCTTTCCGCCCTTGCCGTGCGTGAGCGCGCCATCACGTTGTTCCTCATCCTGTTGATCGCCGTGGCCGGGACACTGGCGTTCTTCCAGCTCGGCAGGGCGGAAGACCCACCGTTTACCGTCAAGCAGATGACCATCATCACGGCCTGGCCAGGCGCCACTGCCCAGGAGATGCAGGATCAGGTCGCCGAGCCGCTGGAAAAGCGTATGCAGGAGCTGCGCTGGTACGACCGCAGTGAAACCTACACCCGTGCAGGGCTGGCATTCACCATGGTGTCGTTGCTCGATAGCACGCCGCCGTCGCAGGTGCAGGAAGAGTTCTACCAGGCTCGCAAGAAGCTGGGCGATGAAGCCAAGACGTTGCCGGCCGGCGTTATCGGGCCAATGATCAACGACGAGTTCTCCGATGTGACCTTCGCGGTGTATGCCTTGAAGGCCAAGGGCGAACCGCAGCGCCAACTGGTGCGTGATGCCGAGTCGCTGCGCCAGCGCCTCTTGCACGTGCCGGGGGTCAAGAAGGTCAACATCATCGGCGAACAGGCCGAGCGTATTTTCGTCTCCTTCTCCCATGACCGGTTGGCAACCCTGGGCGTAACGCCGCAGGACATCTTTGCCGCACTCAATAGCCAGAACGCGCTGACGCCTGCCGGTTCGGTGGAAACCAGCGGGCCGCAGGTGGTCATGCGCCTGGATGGCGCCTTCGACAAGCTGGCGAAAATCCGCGAAACACCGATTGCCGTGCAAGGTCGCACGCTGAAGCTCTCTGACGTAGCGACGGTGGAACGCGGCTACGAAGACCCGGCCACCTTTCTGGTGCGCAATGGCGGTGAGCCTGCATTGCTGCTCGGTGTGGTGATGCGCGAGGGCTGGAACGGCCTTGATCTCGGCAGGGCGCTCGACGCCGAAACGGCGAACATCAACGAAGAGATGCCGCTGGGCATGACGCTCGATAAAGTCACCGATCAGGCGGTCAACATCACCTTGTCCGTCGATGAGTTCATGGTCAAGTTCTTCGTCGCCTTGCTGGTGGTCATGCTGGTCTGCTTTATCAGCATGGGCTGGCGCGTCGGTGTTGTGGTTGCCACTGCCGTGCCGCTGACGCTGGCCATCGTTTTCGTGGTGATGGCCGCCACGGGCAAGAATTTCGACCGGATTACCCTCGGCTCGCTGATTCTCGCTCTGGGCCTGTTGGTGGACGACGCTATCATCGCCATCGAAATGATGGTGGTGAAAATGGAGGAGGGCTACGACCGCTTCAAGGCCTCGGCCTATGCCTGGAGTCACACCGCTGCGCCGATGCTTGCCGGTACTCTGGTCACTGCCATCGGCTTCATGCCCAACGGTTTCGCCCAGTCCACGGCGGGTGAGTACACCAGCAACATGTTCTGGATCGTCGGCATTGCCCTGATCGCCTCCTGGGTGGTGGCAGTGGCATTCACGCCTTATCTGGGCGTGAGGCTGTTGCCGAATATCAAACAGGTCGAAGGCGGCCACGCGGCGATCTACAACACCCGCCACTACAACCGTTTCCGCACGCTGCTGGCACGTGTTATCGCCCATAAGTGGCTGGTGGCGGGCGCGGTCATTACCTTGTTTGTGGTGGCCGTGCTGGGCATGGGTTTGGTGAAGAAGCAGTTCTTTCCGACCTCCGACCGACCCGAGGTACTGGTAGAACTGCAGATGCCTTATGGCACCTCCATCGAGCAGACCAACGCCACCGCCATCAAGGTCGAGTCGTGGCTGCGCGAACAGGAAGAAGCCAAGATCGTCACCTCCTACATCGGCCAGGGCCCACCGCGCTTCTTCCTGGCCATGGCGCCGGAGTTGCCCGATCCATCGTTTGCCAAGATCGTGGTGCTGACGGACAGCCAGGAAGCCCGCGAAGCGCTCAAGCTGCGCCTCCGAGAAGCGGCCTCCGAAGGGTTGGCGCCCGAAGCCAAGGTTCGCGTCACGCAACTGGTCTTCGGCCCGTACTCGCCATACCCAGTGGCGTATCGGGTGATGGGGCCAGATCCCATGCAACTGCGTGAAATCGCCTCTCGCGTGCAGAGCGTGTTGCAGGCCAGCCCGATGATGCGCACGGTGAATGCCGACTGGGGCCCGCTGGTGCCAACGCTGCATTTCTCGCTGGATCAGGATCGCTTGCAGGCCGTTGGCCTGACTTCCAACGCGGTCGCTCAGCAGTTGCAGTTCCTGCTCAGCGGCGTGCCGATCACCTTGGTACGCGAAGATATTCGCTCGGTGCAGGTGGTCGGTCGTGCGGCGGGGGATATCCGTCTCGATCCGGCGAAGATCGAAGGTTTCACGCTGGTCGGCTCGGCTGGTCAGCGCATTCCGCTGTCGCAGATCGGTGAAGTGGGTGTACGCATGGAAGACCCGATCCTGCGCCGTCGCGACCGCACGCCGACCATTACCGTGCGTGGCGATATCGCCGAAGAGCTGCAGCCGCCCGACGTCTCCGTGGCGGTGTGGAAAGACTTGCAACCGATCATCGAGACGTTGCCTGCCGGCTACCGCATCGAAATGGCTGGTTCCTTCGAGGAGTCCGGCAAGGCCAGCAAGGCGATTCTGCCGCTGCTGCCGATCATGATTGCTCTGACACTGCTGATCATCATCCTGCAGGTGCGCTCGATCTCGGCGATGGTGATGGTGTTTCTCACCTCGCCGTTGGGCCTGATTGGCGTGGTGCCGGTTCTGCTGCTGTTCCAGCAGCCGTTCGGCATCAATGCCCTGGTCGGGCTGATCGCGCTGTCGGGCATCCTGATGCGCAACACGCTGATCCTGATCGGGCAGATCCACCATAACGAAAACGAGGGGCTCGACCCATTCAATGCCGTCGTTGAGGCCACGGTACAACGAGCCCGACCGGTATTGCTGACCGCGCTGGCGGCCATTCTCGCCTTCATTCCGCTGACCCATTCGGTGTTCTGGGGCACCTTGGCCTACACGCTGATCGGGGGGACTTTCGTCGGCACCATCATGACCCTGGTGTTCCTGCCGGCGATGTACTCCATCTGGTTCAAGATCCGTCCCAGCGAGCGCACCGATGATTCGAGCGTCGCGGCGAAAGCCTGA